The DNA region CGCCAGCGTAGGGCAGGAGCGCCATTTCGCGCGCGTTCTTGATCGCCGTGGCGATCAGACGCTGCTCCTGCACCGAGACACCGGTGATACGACGGGCACGGATCTTGCCGCGCTCCGAGACGAACTTGCGAAGGGTGGCGACATCCTTGTAATCGATGACACCGACCCGGATGGACTTCGCGGGAGCGGTGGGCTTGCCACCCTTCCGCGGCTTGCGGCGGTCGCCGCTCGACTTTCCAGCCATAGTTTTTCCTTAGTGATGAGCGGATGTCGGCCGTGCAGGCCGGATCCAGAAGTTGTTCAGAACGGGGTGTCGTCGCCGAAGCTGCCGGGAGTGCTCCAGGCATCCGCGCTGGTCGACGAACCGGGCGTGGACCACGGCTCCTCCGACACCTGCTGCTGCGCGGGACGGGACTGTCCACCGCCACCGGCACCGCCGGCACCGCCGGTCGAGGCCGCACGGGTGACCTGCGCGGTCGCGTACCGGAGCGAGGGGCCGATCTCGTCGACCTCCAGCTCGATCGCGGTGCGCTGGTTGCCCTCGCGGTCCTGGTAGGAGCGCTGACGCAGACGGCCCTGCGCGATGACGCGCATGCCCTTCGTCAACGAACCCGCCACGTGCTCGGCGAACTCGCGCCAGACGGATGCACGGAGGAACAGCGCATCGCCGTCCTTCCACTCATTCGCGGCACGGTCGAAGTTCCGAGGCGTCGATGCGATGGTGAAGTTCGCCACCGGCAGCCCGTTCTGCGTGTAGCGCAGCTCGGGGTCGGCCGTGAGGTTTCCCACCACGGTGATGACGGTTTCGCCGGCCATGAGACTTAGGCCTTCGCAGCCTTGGCGGCCTTGCG from Microbacterium sp. SY138 includes:
- the rpsR gene encoding 30S ribosomal protein S18; the encoded protein is MAGKSSGDRRKPRKGGKPTAPAKSIRVGVIDYKDVATLRKFVSERGKIRARRITGVSVQEQRLIATAIKNAREMALLPYAGAGR
- a CDS encoding single-stranded DNA-binding protein yields the protein MAGETVITVVGNLTADPELRYTQNGLPVANFTIASTPRNFDRAANEWKDGDALFLRASVWREFAEHVAGSLTKGMRVIAQGRLRQRSYQDREGNQRTAIELEVDEIGPSLRYATAQVTRAASTGGAGGAGGGGQSRPAQQQVSEEPWSTPGSSTSADAWSTPGSFGDDTPF